Part of the Bacillus andreraoultii genome is shown below.
CAGGGTTTTTATCTTCGGAAAAATATTCGTAAGCGAAATAAAGAGTATCTGTTTCGCTTCGGTCAATCCGCATTAATGCTTCGAATTCTTCCTTGCGGTCGAACGCTTCCGCCTTTTGGCTTTCGGTCAATTTATTTTGCTTTGAAAGTACGCGGTAAACGTCAAGCATTTCCGCAAGTATTTTGATTCTATTCTGTCGCTTTTCTCGATTGGTGATATACTTACGGGGAATAAGTCCAACAACGCTTTCCGTCATACAATCACCCCTTTTCTGACAAAATAAAAAAGCGTCGTCCCCGCCATTCGGCTAAGGATAACGCTTTGCTATCGTTTACGTCATAAGTATTCAAATAGGTGAAATAACAAGAAAAGCCGCCAAATTTGGCGACTTAATTATTTTTCTTCAAGTTTTTTGAAAATATTTCCGTTATCTTTTATAAGGATTTCGAACCCTTCGTCGTCCCCCGAAATCCTTTCAACCTTAACGGGCGGGACAATTTGAGTAAAATATTCGTCGTGATTCAAATTTATGTTAGCCCCGCGTTCGACTTGTTCCGCGATTCTTTCGGATTTGGCTTCCATTTCTTGAACGACCTCATTTGTTGATTTGCGAATGATTTGAACTAAATACATTTAAAAGACCCCTTTCGATTATTTATTATTTCCGTAAGTATTGACGTATTGTGATTTAGTCATAACGTTAAAATCTATTTCATTGTCGACGTGAAAAATTTCGACTATGTAACGTTTTTTATTTAAGATGATTTCTACGTCGCCCGAACCGTATTCGGCTTTTTCGATAACTCGTTTTAATTGTTGCTCGCTTAACAGTTCCATTGTTTCGTCGTATGAACCAACCGTCATATTCCATTCGTTTATTTTGCTTTCGATTACGGCTTTGTTTGTATTCAAAATGATGTTTTCCCCTTTCATAGATATTGACGATTTCGATTCGATTCGTTATAATTCTAAATTGATTACGAAAACCCCTTTTCGTAGTCTTGTTTACTTGTTTGGCGGACGGGTCGGAAAGCCCGCCGCCTTTAAATTATTCGTTGGGGTTCGTAACCGCTTCGACTAGGCGATTGAATGTTCTTTCCGCCCCGTCCTTCGTATATCCCCAACTTGGTTCGATTGTTGTTGACGTTTGAATTCCGTATTCTTCGCGGCTTTTCTTTTTGATGATTCGAATATCTTTGTCGTTACCATATTCAAATCGTTTAACTATATCGAAATACATTTCATTTTCTCCTTTCGTCGTTTTGATAGTTTAATTATATAGGTTTTTGGGACGGGGTCAAAGCCCCGCCGTTTTTTTTTATTCTTCAATCATTGAAAGTAAATCGGAAGCCCGAACTTCGTAAGCGAACCAAGCTAACTTATTTTTTAGGTCGTCGCTTGGGTCAACTTGGAATTCGTACATTTCGCGTAGTTCCTCGATTTCTTCGTAGTGTTCGTCGAAGAACTGGTGAGTTTGCGAATAGTAAATCATATCTCCGACAACCCCGCTTACGCAACCGAATCGGACAATATCATCAAGAAGAACTTTTGCTTCTTCGTCTTCGTCGACGGATTCGATTACGAAATTTGCGACCTCTGCGATAATTCCTTCACCGTTTGATTGTTCCTTTAAGATTTCGATTACGCTTGCCATTTTAGCATTTCCCCTTTCATAGAATTTGTTTACTTGTTTTCGATAAGGTGTTATCCTTATCTTTAATTATATTATACGACGAATTGTATTTATTGTCAACAAGTTTACGTTTTATTTATAAAAAATTTTATTTAATCGCGGGGACGAAGCCCCGCCGTTCTTATGCTTCGATTCTTTCTTTTCTGTATCTTCTTCGATTCTCACGATAGTATTTGGCGAATTCTTCTAGGTCGAATCCTAACGCTTCAACCGCTTGGTGTACGCCGAGTATTTGCCAATGAGTTTGTTCCGCCAATTTTTCTTCGCCGTGTTGTCTGCAATATCTAGCGGATTTTGATAGTTCGTAACATTCCTTTCCAAGCCTTTCGAAGATTTCGTTTTTGATTGATTCTAACATTTCGATTTCCCCTTTCGTTATGTTG
Proteins encoded:
- a CDS encoding DUF7222 domain-containing protein, with product MASVIEILKEQSNGEGIIAEVANFVIESVDEDEEAKVLLDDIVRFGCVSGVVGDMIYYSQTHQFFDEHYEEIEELREMYEFQVDPSDDLKNKLAWFAYEVRASDLLSMIEE